In the genome of Hymenobacter cellulosivorans, one region contains:
- a CDS encoding LytR/AlgR family response regulator transcription factor, with product MNALLVDDSRLARTELRHLLQAFPDITIVGEARHAAEARTQLAQLQPDLLFLDIHMPGETGFELLASLDAAPQVIFTTAYDEYALRAFEVNALDYLLKPISEARLATALEKARTQLLTPAITTPAAPTEEPAPTPLSAQDQVFVKDGERCWFVRLSDIKLFEINGSYTQIYFEQHRPLIPRTLQHLEARLDPKVFFRANRQQIINLKWIDSIEPWFSNTLKIKLREGPEVEVSRKQSVLFRELLSL from the coding sequence ATGAACGCCCTGCTGGTTGATGATTCCCGCCTGGCCCGCACCGAGCTGCGCCACCTGCTTCAGGCCTTCCCCGACATCACGATTGTGGGTGAAGCCCGGCACGCGGCCGAAGCCCGCACCCAGCTCGCCCAGCTCCAGCCCGATTTGCTGTTTCTCGATATTCACATGCCCGGCGAAACCGGCTTCGAGCTGCTGGCCTCCCTGGACGCGGCCCCGCAGGTCATTTTCACGACTGCCTACGACGAGTATGCGCTGCGGGCCTTCGAAGTCAACGCCCTGGATTACCTGCTCAAGCCCATCAGCGAGGCTCGCCTGGCTACGGCGCTTGAGAAGGCCCGGACCCAGCTCCTGACGCCGGCCATAACCACCCCGGCCGCACCCACTGAAGAGCCTGCCCCCACGCCCTTATCGGCCCAGGACCAGGTATTTGTCAAAGATGGGGAGCGGTGCTGGTTTGTGCGTCTCTCCGACATTAAGCTGTTCGAAATTAACGGCAGCTACACTCAAATCTACTTCGAGCAGCACCGCCCCCTGATTCCGCGGACCCTGCAGCACCTGGAGGCCCGCCTCGACCCGAAAGTGTTTTTCCGGGCCAACCGCCAGCAGATTATCAACCTGAAATGGATTGACAGCATTGAGCCCTGGTTTAGCAATACGCTCAAGATCAAGCTGCGCGAAGGGCCGGAAGTGGAGGTGTCGCGCAAGCAGTCGGTGCTGTTTCGGGAGCTGCTGAGCTTATAA